The sequence CGCAGCATGGCAATAACTTTGGTTGCATAATTGCCACCCGATTCACGTGACCAGCGGCGAATTTCAAGCGACTCTTCGATTAATGGCACGGGCACATTAGTTTTGTGAGCATCTTCCACAGTCCATTTGCCCGTGCCGCCTTCAGCGATTTCGCCTGACACATGTGTAAGTTCTTGATCTTCTTTAAACACATCGTGTGCAAGATCAAGCAGCCATGAACGAATAACCGAACCATGCATCCACACATTGGAAATTTTTTCTAAATCTAAATGCGCATCTTTAAAGCTGCCATCTTTAATTAAATGGAATCCTTCGGCATAGCCTTGCAACAATGCATATTCGATGCCGTTATGCACCATTTTAACATAGTGACCCGCTCCCGATGGACCAACTAATGCACAGCCGTTGGGCGCTGCAATAGCACTCAACAAAGGATTAATGGAATCATACGCAGTTTTATCGCCACCAATCATGAGGCAATACCCTTGCGTGCGACCAAGCAATCCGCCTGATGTGCCACAATCTAAATATGAAATAGCATGCGTTGCCAACATCTGTGCGCGACGCATAGAATCGAGATAATTACTATTGCCACCATCAATCAAGATGCTATTTGCTTGCATATGCGGTAACAATTCTTGAATCACTTTGTCAACAATCGGACCTTGCGGAACCATAAGCCACACAACAGGACTCAACGTTGCAACTTCAGCCAGCGAAGCAACAACCTGAACACCCAAAGCGCTCGCTGCATCTTTATTAGTTTGATCTAAATCGAAACCAATAACTTCGTGTCCTGCTTTGAGCACACGCTCTGCAACGCCTGCGCCCATTCTTCCTAAACCAATAATTCCTAATTTCATATTATCGCCACCTCATGCCATGTTTTTTTGCAAATAATTCCGCTGCTTCAGGACCAGAGCTCCCCGGTGTGTAGCTGGATAGCGGCACCTCTTTTTGTTTGGCAGTATCAATAACGCGCCATGCTGCTTCTATTTCATCACAACGTACAGAAACCGATTGTTCCCCACGCATTATTTCTTCAATCAAGGTCTCATACCCAGAAAATTTTTCTGCGCCAAAAATACAGCTGTGACAATATTGCATGCTCATCGGCATTAATTCTTGTGATGTTCCTGGTTTTTTAGCATTGAGCGTAAGAATAAACGATTCATCGGGCGCAAGTCGAATCGTCAAATAATTTGATTCGCTTGGGCAATATTTGGTTAACAAACAATCAACTTGCTTAAATTTAATGTGAATAACCGTCTCTTTTTTATCTAAAAACTTACCCGTCTTGAGATAGAACGGAACACCAGCCCACCGAGGGTTGTCGATCATCAAAAATAACGCTGCAAATGTTTCGGTGGTAGAATCTTTTGGTACCCACTCTTCTTGTGTGTACCCTTCGTATTGCCCAGCAATGGCATCAACAACACGAACCTTTTGTAATGCTTTGACGCGCTCGTTACGGATAAAGTCGCCCGTCAACTTTTCTGGTGCTTCCATTGCTATAATCGCCAACAGTTCAAGCATGTGATTTTGTACCACATCACGCAATGCGCCGTAGGCATCGTAATAGCCACCACGTTTGCCGACGCCAACTGTTTCGCTCAATAT comes from Candidatus Dependentiae bacterium and encodes:
- the gnd gene encoding decarboxylating 6-phosphogluconate dehydrogenase — translated: MKLGIIGLGRMGAGVAERVLKAGHEVIGFDLDQTNKDAASALGVQVVASLAEVATLSPVVWLMVPQGPIVDKVIQELLPHMQANSILIDGGNSNYLDSMRRAQMLATHAISYLDCGTSGGLLGRTQGYCLMIGGDKTAYDSINPLLSAIAAPNGCALVGPSGAGHYVKMVHNGIEYALLQGYAEGFHLIKDGSFKDAHLDLEKISNVWMHGSVIRSWLLDLAHDVFKEDQELTHVSGEIAEGGTGKWTVEDAHKTNVPVPLIEESLEIRRWSRESGGNYATKVIAMLRKGFGGHDVKKVK
- the zwf gene encoding glucose-6-phosphate dehydrogenase: MSECTFIIIGATGDLTRRKLLPAIYRLITHKKLEKFIIVGAALEATTIGQILDSAKEFIEGDIDPVIWQKIVDNSYYQSLNVTVPADFVLLDKVVEGLEKKHGMTGNRLVYLAVSASFFCEVTLQLAASGVVKKLATNEPMWHRIVYEKPFGRDAQSAHEINECIAASLYEHQAYRIDHYLTKELVSNIALIRFTNCVFEPLWNNRYIDSVQIILSETVGVGKRGGYYDAYGALRDVVQNHMLELLAIIAMEAPEKLTGDFIRNERVKALQKVRVVDAIAGQYEGYTQEEWVPKDSTTETFAALFLMIDNPRWAGVPFYLKTGKFLDKKETVIHIKFKQVDCLLTKYCPSESNYLTIRLAPDESFILTLNAKKPGTSQELMPMSMQYCHSCIFGAEKFSGYETLIEEIMRGEQSVSVRCDEIEAAWRVIDTAKQKEVPLSSYTPGSSGPEAAELFAKKHGMRWR